The following coding sequences lie in one Notolabrus celidotus isolate fNotCel1 chromosome 20, fNotCel1.pri, whole genome shotgun sequence genomic window:
- the LOC117832770 gene encoding phospholipase A2-like isoform X1, with translation MAAFYRILLLLSVAVASVAARKSQRTKRGLLELAGAIKCSTGKSALAYMMYGCYCGLGGQGWPKDRADWCCFKHDCCYGEAERLGCQTKTDQYHWTCEDRTAECDDLEDKCEKLLCKCDRNAAKCLRKAPFISKYSVWPDFLCGYEQPMCNIFS, from the exons ATGGCGGCATTTTACCGGATACTTCTGCTGTTATCAG TAGCTGTGGCCTCTGTGGCTGCGCGCAAGTCCCAGCGGACAAAAAGGGGTTTACTGGAGCTGGCGGGGGCTATCAAGTGCAGCACGGGAAAATCTGCTTTGGCTTACATGATGTACGGATGCTACTGTGGGCTTGGAGGTCAAGGCTGGCCCAAAGACAGAGCAGACTG gtGTTGCTTCAAACATGATTGCTGTTATGGAGAAGCAGAGCGTCTGGGATGTCAAACCAAAACAGACCAGTATCACTGGACATGtgaggacaggacagctgagtgTG ATGATCTGGAGGACAAATGTGAAAAGCTGCTGTGTAAGTGCGACAGAAACGCCGCCAAATGTTTGAGGAAAGCACCTTTCATCTCAAAGTACTCCGTGTGGCCGGATTTTCTCTGTGGTTATGAACAACCAATGTGTAATATTTTCTCttaa
- the LOC117832770 gene encoding phospholipase A2-like isoform X2 — translation MAAFYRILLLLSAVASVAARKSQRTKRGLLELAGAIKCSTGKSALAYMMYGCYCGLGGQGWPKDRADWCCFKHDCCYGEAERLGCQTKTDQYHWTCEDRTAECDDLEDKCEKLLCKCDRNAAKCLRKAPFISKYSVWPDFLCGYEQPMCNIFS, via the exons ATGGCGGCATTTTACCGGATACTTCTGCTGTTATCAG CTGTGGCCTCTGTGGCTGCGCGCAAGTCCCAGCGGACAAAAAGGGGTTTACTGGAGCTGGCGGGGGCTATCAAGTGCAGCACGGGAAAATCTGCTTTGGCTTACATGATGTACGGATGCTACTGTGGGCTTGGAGGTCAAGGCTGGCCCAAAGACAGAGCAGACTG gtGTTGCTTCAAACATGATTGCTGTTATGGAGAAGCAGAGCGTCTGGGATGTCAAACCAAAACAGACCAGTATCACTGGACATGtgaggacaggacagctgagtgTG ATGATCTGGAGGACAAATGTGAAAAGCTGCTGTGTAAGTGCGACAGAAACGCCGCCAAATGTTTGAGGAAAGCACCTTTCATCTCAAAGTACTCCGTGTGGCCGGATTTTCTCTGTGGTTATGAACAACCAATGTGTAATATTTTCTCttaa